TCCGCGTCCCTGATGACTTCCGCGCTGAAGAACAAGACCAAGGCGGAAGCGGAGGCGCTCTTCGAGCGCGTCCACTCCATGATCAGCGAGGGACCGAGGAGCAAGGTCGACCCCCAGGAATTGGGCAAGCTCGCCGTGCTTTCGGGCGTGTGGGAGTTCCCGTCGCGCGTGAAGTGCGCGACGCTGGCCTGGCACACGCTGCGCTCCGCGCTCGACGGT
The Deltaproteobacteria bacterium genome window above contains:
- a CDS encoding SUF system NifU family Fe-S cluster assembly protein, whose product is SASLMTSALKNKTKAEAEALFERVHSMISEGPRSKVDPQELGKLAVLSGVWEFPSRVKCATLAWHTLRSALDGAGAPVSTE